A region of the Campylobacter subantarcticus LMG 24377 genome:
TTTATACCTTAGTAGATGGAAAAGTAGTTAAAACTGTTGTTAATGTAATCTATCAAACTTCTGATAAAGCAATCATCGATAAGGGCTTAAAAAACGGCGATAAAGTGATTTTAAATAATTTTAAAAAAATCCGACCTGGCGCAAGTGTTAGTGTAATGGAGAATAAATAATGTTTTCTAAATTTTTTATAGAAAGGCCTGTATTTGCTTCAGTTGTAGCTATTATCATTTCTTTAGCAGGGATTATAGGGCTTTATTCTTTACCTGTGGAGCAATATCCTTCCCTAACTCCACCTGTTGTTAAAGTAAGTGCGAATTACTCTGGAGCTGATGCACAAACAGTGGCACAGACAGTAGCTATTCCTCTTGAAGATGCAATCAATGGGGTTGAAAATATGATTTATATGGATTCTACTTCAAGTTCTTCAGGAGATATGAGTTTGAGTGTGTATTTTAATATAGGTACAGATCCCGATCAAGCAACAGTTGATGTTAATAATAGAATTTCAGCTGCCATGGCAAAACTACCTGAGGATGTTAAAAAAACTGGAGTTAGTGTAAGAAAAACTGGATCTAGTATATTAGCAGTTGCAAGTTTATATTCTCCAGATGGTTCTATGAATGAATTAGAAGTATATAATTATGCTGCTTTAAATATTTTAGATGACCTTGCTAGGGTTCCTGGTGTAGGAAATGCCGTGGCTATTGGATCAAGAAATTATTCTATGAGAATTTGGCTTAATCCTGATTTATTAAATAAATACCAAGTTACTGCAACAGATGTTATCACAGCAGTTAGAGAGCAAAATACTCAATATGCTACTGGCAAGATAGGTCAAGAACCTGTGGTAGAGCATTCCCCTTATGTGTACTCAGTTACTATGCAAGGTAGGTTAAAAAATGCCAAAGAATTTGAAAACATTATTTTAAGAACCAATAGCGATGGTTCTTTTTTAAGATTAAAAGATGTAGCTGAAGTGGGTTTAGGCTCAAGAGAATATACCTTTAATGGTAGATTAAATGGAAATAATGCTACACCTATTTTAATTTTCTTACAAACTGGTGCAAATGCTGTCAACACAGCTGAATTAGTAAAAGCTAAATTTGAAGAATTATCAAAAAGCTTCCCGGAAGGTTTAGCTTATAAAGTTCCTTATGATACTACTTTATTTATCAAAGCTTCAATCCAAGAAGTTGTAAAAACATTTTTTGAAGCATTAATCCTTGTCGTAATAGTAATGTATTTATTCTTAAAAAATTTCCGTTCAACCATCATACCTATGATTGCTGTACCTGTTTCTATTTTAGGAACTTTTGCGGGTCTTTATATCTTAGGTTTTAGTATTAACTTACTTACGCTTTTTGCTTTGGTACTTGCCATTGGTATTGTTGTAGATGATGCAATTATTGTGGTAGAAAATATAGATAGAATCATGCATGAAGATCCAAACATAAGCATAAAAGAAGCGGCCATTAAGGCAATGGATGAAGTTGCTGCACCTGTTGTTTCTATTGTTCTTGTGCTTTGTGCGGTATTTATACCTGTTTCTTTTATATCAGGTTTTGTTGGAGAAATTCAAAGACAATTTGCTATCACTTTAGCAGTTTCTGTTGCAATTTCAGGTTTTGTAGCTTTAACATTAACTCCATCTTTATGCGCTATCTTTTTAAGAAGAAATGAAGGTGAACCATTTTATTTAGTTAAAAAATTCAACGATATTTTTGATTGGTCTACTGAAGTTTTTGGAGCTGGTGTTGCTTATATGCTAAAAAGGGTTGTGCGATTTGTCTTAGTATTTTTTATATTTTTATTAGCTTTATTAGGATTATTTAAAATCGTTCCACATTCATTAGTTCCAAATGAAGATCAGGG
Encoded here:
- a CDS encoding efflux RND transporter permease subunit, whose protein sequence is MFSKFFIERPVFASVVAIIISLAGIIGLYSLPVEQYPSLTPPVVKVSANYSGADAQTVAQTVAIPLEDAINGVENMIYMDSTSSSSGDMSLSVYFNIGTDPDQATVDVNNRISAAMAKLPEDVKKTGVSVRKTGSSILAVASLYSPDGSMNELEVYNYAALNILDDLARVPGVGNAVAIGSRNYSMRIWLNPDLLNKYQVTATDVITAVREQNTQYATGKIGQEPVVEHSPYVYSVTMQGRLKNAKEFENIILRTNSDGSFLRLKDVAEVGLGSREYTFNGRLNGNNATPILIFLQTGANAVNTAELVKAKFEELSKSFPEGLAYKVPYDTTLFIKASIQEVVKTFFEALILVVIVMYLFLKNFRSTIIPMIAVPVSILGTFAGLYILGFSINLLTLFALVLAIGIVVDDAIIVVENIDRIMHEDPNISIKEAAIKAMDEVAAPVVSIVLVLCAVFIPVSFISGFVGEIQRQFAITLAVSVAISGFVALTLTPSLCAIFLRRNEGEPFYLVKKFNDIFDWSTEVFGAGVAYMLKRVVRFVLVFFIFLLALLGLFKIVPHSLVPNEDQGSFLSVVNLPAASSLNRTTQAMDTLAEEIGKNENITNIVGLIGYDLFTGSLKENAGAMFINLKDWSERSVSSFDITGTYNKQYYLNPNFQSFFINPPPIQGLSLTGGFEMYAQNRGGKSYDEIQADVNKLVDAANKRPELSNVRTTLDTNFPQLKLEIDRDKVKLYGLDLNDVFSTLNATIGTYYVNDFSMLGKNYRVNISAIGDFRNTQNALKNIYVRSKDGSMIALDSVLTLHRSIGPDDVKRFNMFPSALVQGDPAPGYTSGQAIDTIAQVAKETLGEEYSIAWSGSAYQEVTSSGAGQVAFILGLLFVFLILAAQYERWLMPLAVITAVPFAVFGSLLLVWLRGLENDIYFQTGLLLLIGLSAKNAILIVEFAMEEHLKKGKSIFEASISAAKLRFRPIVMTSLAFICGILPLFFAYGAGSASRHAIGTGVIGGMIAASTIAIFFVPLFFYVLESFNKWLDEKRGKKHA